The Chelonoidis abingdonii isolate Lonesome George chromosome 21, CheloAbing_2.0, whole genome shotgun sequence genome contains a region encoding:
- the LOC116829821 gene encoding uncharacterized protein LOC116829821 isoform X3 has protein sequence MVSENEEKPQQEDAEQVEPHATLSGSSKGNDSRSCALPEKAKACESHHRPEENFNSHSDLITCEIINLEGTCYTCHECGKSFNGSSDLLIHQRIHRGETPYMCSECGKRFNWSSALITHRRIHTGETPYMCSECGKSFNQSSHLITHRRIHMGEKPYGCSECGKRFSRNSHLITHRKIHTGEKPYGCPECGKHFIDSSALISHQRIHTGERPYICSECGKSFSWHSHLITHHRIHTGEKPYACAECGKRFIGSSALISHQRVHTSERPYTCSECGKSFNQSSALTTHQRIHTRERPYMCSECGKRFSYSSSLTTHQRIHTGEKPYGCSECGKCFIDSSALISHQRIHTGERPYTCSKCGKSFNKTSNLITHQRIHTGEMPYTCSECGEHFSYSSALTTHQRLHMGERPYTCSMCGKSFNQSSTLITHQRIHTGETPYTCSECGKSFNQSSSLITHRRIHTGEKPYGCSECGKCFNRSSQLITHRRIHTGEKPYGCSECGKCFNQSSHLIRHRRIHTR, from the coding sequence ATGGTGAGTGAGAATGAGGAGAAACCCCAGCAGGAAGATGCCGAGCAAGTAGAACCACATGCAACATTATCAGGAAGCTCCAAAGGGAATGATTCCAGGAGTTGTGCACTCCCAGAAAAAGCAAAAGCCTGTGAGAGTCATCACAGGccagaggaaaactttaatagtCACTCAGACCTTATTACATGCGAGATAATCAACTTGGAAGGAACATGCTACACATGTCatgaatgtgggaaaagcttcaatggGAGCTCTGACCTTCTcatacatcagagaatccacagagGAGAGACACCCTACatgtgctctgagtgtgggaaaaggttCAATTGGAGCTCAGCCCTTATCACACATaggagaatccacactggagagacaCCCTACatgtgctctgagtgtgggaaaagcttcaatcaaaGCTCACACCTTATCACACATAGGAGAATCCACATgggtgagaaaccttatggatgctctgagtgtggaAAACGCTTCAGTCGGAACTCACACCTTATTACACATAGGAAAATCCACACTGGCGAGAAACCTTATGGATGCCCTGAGTGTGGGAAACACTTCATTGATAGTTCAGCCCTCATCTCACATCAGCGAAttcacacaggagagaggccctacatatgctctgagtgtgggaaaagctttagttGGCACTCACACCTTATCACACATcatagaatccacacaggagagaaaccctacgcATGCGCTGAGTGTGGGAAACGCTTCATTGGTAGTTCAGCCCTCATCTCACATCAGCGAGTCCACACCAGTGAGAgaccctacacatgctctgagtgtgggaaaagcttcaatcagagctctgccctgaccacccatcagagaatccacacaagagagagaCCCTACATGTGCTCTGAATGTGGGAAACGCTTCAGTTATAGCTCATCCCTTACCACACATCAGCGAATCCACACGGGTGAGAAACCTTATGgctgctctgagtgtgggaaatgcttcaTTGATAGTTCAGCGCTCATCTCACATCAGCGAATCCATACAGGAGAAAGGCCCTACACATGTTCcaagtgcgggaaaagcttcaataaGACCTCAAACCTTATCACACATCAGCGAATCCACACTGGAGAAatgccctacacatgctctgagtgtggggaACACTTCAGTTATAGCTCAGCCCTTACCACACATCAGAGACTCCACATGGGTGAGAGACCCTACACGTGCTCCatgtgtgggaaaagcttcaatcagagctcTACCCtgatcacacatcagagaattcacacaggagagacgccctacacatgctctgagtgcgggaaaagcttcaatcagagctcTAGCCTGATCACAcataggagaatccacacaggtgagaaaccttatggatgctctgagtgtgggaaatgcttcaATCGGAGCTCACAACTTATCACACATAGGAGAATCCACACTggtgagaaaccttatggatgctctgagtgtgggaaatgcttcaATCAGAGCTCACATCTTATTAGACATAGGAGAATCCACACCAGATAG